A section of the Bryobacteraceae bacterium genome encodes:
- the gno gene encoding 2-deoxy-D-gluconate 3-dehydrogenase, which yields MTPQSWFHLEGKTALVAGASRGIGLAIAEALARSGARTLLASRNLAALNEAAARLRGEGCQAEALELDVASRPSRLRAAEAAGEVDILVNVAGMNIRKPMVSYSPEEYARIMETNLTGLFELTQAVGRGMIARGRGKVLFIGSLTSLLGLPYASVYGTTKAALAGLTRMLAAEWGRHGIQVNCIAPGFILTDLNREMWQSDQMRAWLKGTQPIARLGSPADIAPLAVFLAGSGADYITGQVIAVDGGFSTTSVWPFEPAE from the coding sequence ATGACCCCGCAAAGCTGGTTCCACCTGGAGGGAAAGACGGCGCTGGTGGCCGGCGCCAGCCGCGGCATCGGGCTCGCCATCGCCGAGGCGCTGGCCCGCTCGGGCGCGCGCACGCTGCTGGCCTCGCGCAACCTGGCCGCCCTGAACGAGGCCGCCGCCCGTCTTCGCGGTGAGGGCTGCCAGGCCGAGGCGCTCGAGCTCGACGTCGCCAGCCGCCCCTCCCGCCTGCGGGCCGCCGAGGCCGCCGGCGAGGTGGACATCCTCGTCAACGTCGCCGGCATGAACATCCGCAAGCCGATGGTCAGCTATTCGCCCGAAGAGTATGCGCGCATCATGGAGACCAACCTCACCGGGCTGTTCGAGCTCACGCAGGCCGTCGGGCGGGGCATGATCGCACGCGGCCGCGGCAAGGTCCTCTTCATCGGCAGCCTGACCTCGCTGCTCGGCCTGCCCTACGCTTCCGTTTATGGAACCACGAAGGCGGCGCTGGCCGGCCTGACGCGGATGCTCGCCGCCGAGTGGGGCCGCCACGGCATTCAGGTCAACTGCATCGCTCCCGGGTTCATCCTCACCGACCTCAACCGCGAAATGTGGCAGTCGGACCAGATGCGCGCGTGGCTGAAGGGGACGCAGCCGATTGCACGGCTCGGCTCGCCGGCCGACATCGCCCCGCTGGCAGTGTTTCTGGCCGGCAGCGGCGCCGATTACATCACCGGTCAGGTGATTGCCGTCGACGGCGGCTTCTCGACGACCTCGGTCTGGCCCTT
- the cheY64H-1 gene encoding response regulator, with the protein MPVDVMIVDDSAAIRKILHRVLVQADVPLGKVIEAGDGVEALEKLKTHKVGLILSDINMPNMDGLALLGALKAQEATRDVPVIMVTTEGSSSRVMEAVNLGASGYVRKPFTAEQIKEKLAGLF; encoded by the coding sequence ATGCCTGTGGACGTGATGATCGTCGACGATTCGGCCGCCATCCGCAAGATCCTGCACCGGGTGCTGGTGCAGGCCGACGTGCCGCTGGGCAAGGTGATTGAGGCCGGCGACGGAGTGGAGGCGCTCGAAAAGCTCAAGACGCACAAGGTGGGCTTGATCCTGTCTGACATCAACATGCCGAACATGGACGGGCTGGCGCTGCTCGGGGCGCTGAAGGCGCAGGAGGCGACGCGCGATGTGCCGGTGATCATGGTGACGACGGAAGGGTCGAGCTCGCGCGTGATGGAGGCGGTGAATCTGGGCGCTTCGGGCTATGTGCGCAAGCCGTTCACCGCCGAGCAGATCAAGGAGAAGCTGGCCGGGCTGTTCTGA